One Streptomyces umbrinus genomic window, CGAGCGGCCCACCTGAAGACCGCCCGAGGCCGTCCACGAGGTCGTGTCCACGGCAGTCGACGTGTTGGCCAGCTGCCCGTTCACATAAAAACGGAGCTCATGAGCAGGGGCGTCGAATACGACGGCCAAGTGGTCGCCCACGCCCTGAGGATGGTCATCGGGCAGAGCCTGCTCCTCGGTGATGACCACCTGCGGAGCATTCGCCTTGTCCTTGGTGGACACCACGACTTCCCATTTTCCGCTTGCCGCCTGGTACCGGATCGCGATGCGGTCGGCGTCGGAGCCCGGGAGTGACAGGGCGGTCTGTGTCCTGTCGTCGGCTGCGATCAAGCGAGCGCGGGCAGCGAGAGTGAAGCTCCCGTCCCCGCCGACCGGTGCCGCGGATGTCGCCACCCAGTCACCGTCGCCGTCAAGCCTGAGATCGCCCTGGTCAACCAGTGCGGGATCTCCGAAGATGTCCTCGTTGTGGTAGATCCACGCATCGCCGTTCAACGTCAGCGGCAGACCCTCGGGCTCCACATTGGGAGCGATTCCGCCGGGCGCCTCCTCCAAGGGCCAGTAGCCCTCCCGACTCAGCGACGTCTCTTCAGCCCGGGCTTCGTGCCCCTGGCCGACCGCGTAGGCGGCGCCAGAGAGCGCACCGAGTGTGAACACGAGCGCGACGGCGCCTGACGCCACAAACGCGGCGCGGTATCTGTCGTACATGCCCCCCCTTTAAAGAACCTGGTCAAGATCCGTAGTGATCCTCCAGTCTCACTACCTTCAAGCGCAAGGAGTTCCGACCGTGCAGATCACGTTTCGGCCCAGCCTCAAGGCAACCGAGTACGACCAGGCAGAGCGACCGCGCTGAGCTGTGGGACGGAGCAGGCGGAGGCAGCAACCATCACAGCCAGGCCCGACCGCCGCTCCGCTCCAGGTCAGCGCACATCAGCTCACACGCGGATGTCTCAGGTTCGGATCCTGCCCGGGGCACCGGGCAAAAGGCGGCCCCGGACCGATCACGGTCCTGGGCCTCTGACATCCGCTTCTCACATCAACGAGCGCGGTCACTCACAACCAGCGCCTCTGGAACAGCCGGCCCATGTGGCCAGTGGCTCCGCGCCGCGTGTCCCGCACGACGAACCTCCAGCCTGCGCGCATACGGCCTCAGCCCCCAGCCGACCATGTCGAGCCTCAGCCGATGGCTGACGAGTCGGCAGGCACGACCGCAGCCCAGCCGCATTCGTCGCCCAGGGGCCTACCAAGCCACCGGAAGAGCCCGAAGCCCATAAACGATGTTGTTCTCGTTGTACGTGAGTTGGGCCGAGGGCACCGCGAGCCGAAGTGTGGGCAGGCGGTGGAGCAGGGTCGTGAGGATGGTTTGGAGTCCTACTCGGGCCAGGGTCTGGCCCAGGCACTGGTGGGTTCCGTAGCCGAAGGCGACGTGGCGGCGGGCGTCGCGGGTGACGTCGAGGGCTGTTGGGGCGGTGCCGTTGTCGGTCGTGAACAGGTTCTCGTCGCGGTTGGCGGTGGAGAGCATGCAGATGACGCCGACGCCGGCGGGGATCGTCACGCCGCCCACCGTCACGGGCTCCGTGGCCGCGCGGCCCAGGCCCAGGTGGATGATCGTGAGGAAGCGGTTCCCGACGTCGAGACCGTCATCGACCGCGTCGTCTCCCCCCTGATGTACCGCATCCTCTTCCGCCCCGACGGGCTCGACGCCGCCTACGCCCGTCACCTCGTCGCAGGGATCCCCGGCGCGACCGGTCGGCGACGGGGCGACAGGGCGACCGACCCGCTGAAGGGCTGACCCGCCGAGCCGTCATCAGCCGCTATCGGCTGGTATCGCCCGCCTCCGCCCGCACCCCACAACCAAGTGCGACACAGCTCAGACCAGTTCAGGTTGCCGTTCCGGTTGTCGTGACGGGGTGGTGCTCGGCTCCCACTGTGCGGTGGTCCTCGCGTAGCCGTAGATCACCGACGTCATCGCCAGGACGAGAAGTGGTCCGTACAGCCACGGGTGCCGGGCCATCTCCAGCGGCAGGTAGCGGTAGGACGTCAGGAGTGCGGCGAAGACGGTGGTGCCGTAGGCGACCAGTTGGAGTCCCGGTCGGTCCCAGCCGCGGTCGGATGAGCGGAGGGCTGCCTCGATCGTGAGGGTGAACACCACGCCTGCGATGAGGTCCACGCCGTAGTGGTAGCCGAAGCCGAGCGTGGCGCCGAGCGTGGCCACCAGCCAGAACGTTCCTGCGAATCGCAGGAACCGCGGGCCCTTCCGGGAGTGGATGAAGATCGCGGTGGCCCAAGCCGTGTGCAGGCTGGGCATGCAGTTGCGTGGGGTGATCTCGTCGAACGGCATGGGGTGCGGGGTGCTGATCGGCGGCAGCGTCTGCGGCCACAGGTCGGCCACCGCCCATTGCCCGCTGGGCGGCGCTTCCGGCCACAGGCCGACCGACGACCAGTGCTCGACGCCCGTGCCGTAGGCGAAGACCGGTCCGACCACCGGGAAGATCATGTAGACGGAGGGCCCGAGGAGGCCGATCAACAGGAACGTACGCACCAGATGGTGGCGCGGGAAGCGGCGCTCGACCGCCACGTTGCGCAGTTGGTACAGCGCGACGACGACCGCGGCCACCGCGAGCTGGCCGTAGACGATGTTGAGGAGATTCGAGCCGATCGGGCCGGTGGCCGCGACCATCCGGCCCACCAGCCACGACGGGTCGCCCAGTGCGTGATCGGCGGTCGCCACGTACTGGTCGAGCACCCCTGGGCGGGTCCTGGAGGTGATGAGCAGCCAGGTGTCGCCGGTCTTGCGGCCGGCCACCAGCAGCAGGCCCATCCCGACGCCCTTCAGCAGCAGGACGCGTTCCGGGCCGGTACGGCGGGTGACGGCGACGACCGCGCCGCCCAGGATCACCCACAACGCGCCGTTTCCGAAGGGGTGGCCGTCGGTCACCCTGGCGTCCGCCGCCCACCGGACCGCCGAGAAGACGATGTCGACACCGATCGCGGCGCCGGCGGCGATGAACCGTTGCCGCCAGGTGAGTACCACCATCATCAACGCCATACCGGCGTACAGCAGAAAGCCGGATTTGGGGGCGAATATCGCCTCTCGCGCCTGATTGGTGATCGGCCCCGGCGCGCCGTAATGCCGTGCGGCGATCTCCAGCGCGACCAGGAATCCGACGCCCACGACAGCCGCCACGACCCAGAGTCCCGCCCGTGACCGGCGCCGCGCGGAGAACGTAATTCCGCGTCTTATTCGCGAGAAGTCCCGCGATGTTATGTATCTCAAGTTTCAGCCGATTTAATAGATTTTGGTCAAAGGTCGAAGTGGGTTTCGCTCGCCGCCTTCCAGTCGTGGCCGCTCCCTCCCTGATGGAGAACAGCCGCCCGACGGGGGAAGACGGAAAGATTACGGTCCGGGTTCCGGACAACCGCAAACGACCTCGCCCAGGGCCTGCCACTGAAGTGATTTCGCATCTGGTGTCGGGCAGGGAATGCGGATGGTGTTGCGTGCAGGGGACCCGGACACCATCGGCGGATACACGCTGGGCGAGTCCACGAACGGGACCAGGACATCACCGCGGGCACCGACCTGCTGACCGCGGTGATCCACCGCCTCATGTCGGGCGCTCTGGACTGAGCCCGCACCGATCACGGACTCACCACGTCGTGGCCAGCCACGCGGCCACCCCCGCGAGGGCGATGAGGCCGACGTTGAGGCCGGTCTCCTTCACCTCTCCCCGGGACAGATGCAGGGCGGTCGCCAGGATCTGGAGTACGAGGAAGCCGAGTGCGGCGAATATCGCGAGGGCGGGGGCCGTCCCCGTGAGCGGCGGCAGTACGAGGCCGGCGGCGCCGAGGATCTCGATGGTTCCGATGCCCCGGACCGCGCCCATCGGAACCGTGTCCACCCAGCCCATCATGGGCGCCAGTCGCTCCTTGCTCTGCGCGACCTTCTTGCCACCCGCGTACAGGTGGAAGGCGGCGAGGAGTCCGGCGACGATCCAGTAGGCGATCTCCATGTTCTGCGTCCTCCGTCATGGTTACCACTTGTAAGTAGGCACATGGTCGGTGACTATCGAGACCCTTACAAAAGGCACACCGGTGTGCGTTGCGAACAGGGGACGCCGATGTCGAAGTACCGCAGGAGCTGTCTCATCCGGGGCGACGGCGGCCGTGCGATCCGGGGCATCCTGGACCGCATCGGCGACAAGTGGACGCTGCTGGTGGTGGCCACCCTCGACGGCGAACGCATGCGCTTCACCGAGCTCCAGCAGCGCATCCCCGGCATCTCGCAGCGCATGCTGACCCGCACGGTCCGGCATCTGGAGCGCGACGGCCTCGTGTCCCGCACGGCGTTCGCGGAGGTCCCGCCACGCGTCGAGTACGAACTCACCGCGATGGGCCGGACGTTGATCGAGCCCGCCGTGGCCCTGGCCGAGTGGGCCGTCGACAACAACCCCGACATCGAGCGGAACCAGACGGCGTACGACACGGAGCGCCCCTGAGACCTCGCGTCCCTGAGACCCAGTGTGCGGAACCGGAACGGGAGGGCTCCGATGGGGGCTTCGGCGTGGGACTACTACGTGCCCTACCAGGAGGATCTGGACGCGGCGCTGCAACAGCTGCGGCGGGACGTGTTCGAGGCAGGGAAGTACTACTGGGTCAACGCGAACGGGAGCCGCGTCCACGGACGTTGGAGGAGCTGTGGGCGGACGAGCTGGTCCGGGAGACCGGCACTCACTCGAACCTGGACGTCTTCCAGGTGGTGGGGCCTGACGACACCCCGGACTACGACACCGTGGAACCCGTGACGGCCGAGGAGGCACGCGAGTTGCTGGGGACGGACCGGCCGACCCGTGCGCACGTCAAGGACTTCGGCGCCTTCCCCCGGTCGCGGTGGGTAGGCCGTTGCGCGGTGCTGCACAACGACCGGGGAAAGCCCGAGGAGATCTATTTCTGGGGCCACTCGGGCGACTGATTCCGGTGCCGCTCGGGCGACTGAGAGCCGTTCACCGGCCGTTCACTGGCCGAGCGGCGCCGGTGGTGTGGCGTCCGGGACGGCGGCGGTCGGGGCCGGTGGGTGCGCGGTTTTCGTCCGTTCTTTCGTGAGGGCGGCCGTGATGGTACGGGCCAGGAGGGGATCGGCCGGGAGGACGTGGGAGGCGAACCAACGGGCGGACGAGGGGTCGGGGGACGGTTCGACGAACTCCGCGCCCGCGTAGTCGTCGAGCGGCGGATCGTAGATGTAGCCAGCGACCACTCCGTGCCTCACCAGGCGCTGCACGAGGGAGTCGCGGTCGTGGACCAGGAGCGGGACCCGGAAGAGCGGGAGCGGGCCACCCCGTGCCGCGCGGTCGCGGAGTGCCGGTGAGGCCCAGGCCGTGCCCGAGAGGACGCTGACGCCCGCTCGCCGGCGGGTGAGGTTCTCGTCGAGCAGCGCCATCCGGAGCTTCAACTGTCCACGTACCAGGGTTCCGTGGCGGGTCCGGAAGTCGTGGAGGTCGACGCGTAT contains:
- a CDS encoding LamG domain-containing protein, which translates into the protein MYDRYRAAFVASGAVALVFTLGALSGAAYAVGQGHEARAEETSLSREGYWPLEEAPGGIAPNVEPEGLPLTLNGDAWIYHNEDIFGDPALVDQGDLRLDGDGDWVATSAAPVGGDGSFTLAARARLIAADDRTQTALSLPGSDADRIAIRYQAASGKWEVVVSTKDKANAPQVVITEEQALPDDHPQGVGDHLAVVFDAPAHELRFYVNGQLANTSTAVDTTSWTASGGLQVGRSAIHGEYFQGTVDEVRAYSGAANPTMISQMASLTGLPDL
- a CDS encoding phosphatase PAP2 family protein translates to MAAVVGVGFLVALEIAARHYGAPGPITNQAREAIFAPKSGFLLYAGMALMMVVLTWRQRFIAAGAAIGVDIVFSAVRWAADARVTDGHPFGNGALWVILGGAVVAVTRRTGPERVLLLKGVGMGLLLVAGRKTGDTWLLITSRTRPGVLDQYVATADHALGDPSWLVGRMVAATGPIGSNLLNIVYGQLAVAAVVVALYQLRNVAVERRFPRHHLVRTFLLIGLLGPSVYMIFPVVGPVFAYGTGVEHWSSVGLWPEAPPSGQWAVADLWPQTLPPISTPHPMPFDEITPRNCMPSLHTAWATAIFIHSRKGPRFLRFAGTFWLVATLGATLGFGYHYGVDLIAGVVFTLTIEAALRSSDRGWDRPGLQLVAYGTTVFAALLTSYRYLPLEMARHPWLYGPLLVLAMTSVIYGYARTTAQWEPSTTPSRQPERQPELV
- a CDS encoding winged helix-turn-helix transcriptional regulator; the encoded protein is MSKYRRSCLIRGDGGRAIRGILDRIGDKWTLLVVATLDGERMRFTELQQRIPGISQRMLTRTVRHLERDGLVSRTAFAEVPPRVEYELTAMGRTLIEPAVALAEWAVDNNPDIERNQTAYDTERP
- a CDS encoding DoxX family protein, which encodes MEIAYWIVAGLLAAFHLYAGGKKVAQSKERLAPMMGWVDTVPMGAVRGIGTIEILGAAGLVLPPLTGTAPALAIFAALGFLVLQILATALHLSRGEVKETGLNVGLIALAGVAAWLATTW
- a CDS encoding cytochrome P450, which translates into the protein MTVGGVTIPAGVGVICMLSTANRDENLFTTDNGTAPTALDVTRDARRHVAFGYGTHQCLGQTLARVGLQTILTTLLHRLPTLRLAVPSAQLTYNENNIVYGLRALPVAW